The DNA sequence ttctttgaggTAATGCAGGGCAGGGCAACGGGTGGGTGTATGAAGAGCACTCACCCCAGCAGGGACATGGTAGTTCTGAAGCACCAAGTCTGAGCTTAGAATTCTCTCCAAAAAGCCACCAACAGGATAGAGCCTGGAGATGAGCAGGCGACAGCAGAGGCCTCAGATGTGAAGGGCTTCTCCTGTCCACAACTGCACCTTTCTCCCTCAGATCCTCCAGGGgctgcttcctgactctgctgAGCTCAGCCAACCTCCAGAGGAACCATAGCACCCAGCCACAGGAAGAAGAACGGAGAACGTGGACCCGAAAAGAGAGAGCGCTGAACAGCGGGGAGGGAAGGGCAGTCATCACCTACCTCAAGGTCTCTTTAAGGGCAGCCCTCAGCAAGGGCAGGTCTGACATGGCCTTCTGAGGATTCGCAGCAATGCTGGCCTCCGCTGCCAGGCTCTCCTGCCTCAGGGCCTGCTGAACATCTGGGTTCCGAGCCAGCTCAAAAAGGGTCATTACCAAGGGGATGGCTGTCTGCAGGAGCCAGAGAGCAATCTCAGACTCCCTCCCAAAGGGCATTGCTACTACAAAGATGCCCTTCCCTAGGGGAAGTGCATGGGCATAGCATAATAAGGACCCAGGGTGCTGTGACCTTCTGTCCTAGTGTTTACCTGGAATCCTTGCTCTAGGTCCTGAGAGACAGGCCACAGACATCCCAGTCCTAGCCATTGTCCCAGCACCTTCATGGTCTGGTCCTCACAACCTGCTTTGGTACACAGTGGTACCCAGGTGTCACATGGGGACATGGCCACTCTCCATTTCCCTGAGCCTGAATGACAGTGACTGTCCTTGGGTCCCTCAGCACTGACCTCCAGGCCTGAAATAAGTCCATGTTCCCCACCCTACCTCCTGTTGCTTCCGTGAGACCCTCCAGAGTGAGCCCCTGAGCCTCTACACCTAGATTGTCTCTTTTTATGGCACAACTCACAGAAAGAGCCTCTGAAGTCTCTCCCTGATGTCATCAGCCTGCCTCCATGCTCCACCTGGGCAGGCTGACTCTGTATTCATCTAATTTGTTATAAGACCTGATGCATGACCCTTCTTGATGGAACCCTCCCCCTGCTGACCTCatgtgtctccctgtctctcgCCTTAGGCAGCCaacctcctcccctctctgcaccccccacccccagtgaaccTAACATTGTTGCACGTGAATGAAGGCTTCCCTTTCATGAGCACTGTTCTCTCTGCCTGTTCACCTAAAGACCTCTCTCTTCCTGGCACACCTCTAGATACAGTCTTCAGTCAAGGGCAAGAGTCTGGAAGGGATAGCCTGGGAATGCAGTTCATAGGCAATGCCTTGGGGAACACAGACAAAGAGTCCCAAGGGATTCCCACAGCATGGCCTGACCGTGTCTACGCTCCCAGCGGTGAGCTCCATAGAGTTCGCTTTGATGGCGTCGAGAGGCAAAGCTCCCTGAGATATTAGTTCCGCCACAATGCCACTGTAGGTCTGAGAGCTGCCGAGTCTGAGCTCCTGGTGCACCTTCCAGATACATCTGTTGGCTGGAGATGTGAAGTGGGAGCTTGAATATAAGCATCCCCCACTGTCCTGTTGTGCATCCCAACCCTCATGACCAATGACAGTCCCTACTTTCCTCCCATTGTCTCTGGGTCAGTTCAGTCATAGGCCTGGTAGGAACGTGTTAGAAGAGCAGGAAGCATCGGTTGCCGTCATCTGAGATGAGCCCAGTGTAGCCACGAGTAATGATAAATGGTAATTAGGCTGACCCCGTGTCTCCTGCCCCAGGGCACCTCCCAGGTCAGTGGCCCTCACCATACTCAGAGATGACATCCCAGGCATCGAAATGTTCTTTCCACACCCGAGTGCTTGTCCAGCGAGTCAGGCTCTTGGGTAAGAACAACAGCTGTGTGGTGGACTTGAACATAGAATGCAGGGCATGGATAAACTTCAGGCTGCCAGGGCTCAGGTCATGGCCAAGGAGGCCTAGTCGTTCCCCAAAAAGAGCGAAGTTGCTGGCTACAGAAAGAATGGTACCCCTGAGCTAAGGCAGTCCTTGTCCTCAAGACTGCTTTGGCTCTCCCTGCCACACATGCCACCCTCCCTGACTCCCTTAAGTTGAGACTTTCCCTGGCCACACACCTTCTATAGTGTAGTTGAAGAGGCTTTGCTGGACATCCATGGTAAGGCTCCCACGAGCATTTTGAAGCACCTTCTTTTTCAGGGTCTCCAAGAAGTCCCTTGCTACCATGTCCACCATGGGGACAAATTTTTGAACGGCTTTTGGTGACAGCACATTTGGGTTCAGCTGCAGTCGGTTGAGACGCCATTCTGGCCCATTTCTGAAAGGACACAGAGTAGAACTATTGACACCTCCAGGGAAGGCCCCAGGCCTACGTCCACCTTCCTAACTCtcaaagaaatggaggaaaagagaTGTTGAGCTCAGAGGTAGACCCTGCAGGTCCTGATCCCACGCCTTTCTTCCAAAGCAGCCCACACACGTAGGGTAGAGGCCACTAAGTCTGAGGTGGATTTAGCACATCCACACCCAAGATGAAAGGAGACCCTGCTGTCAAGCTCTGCCTACCTGGCTACAGAAAAGAAGCCCTAGATGAGCTCACTGGCCCTGTCATCCTGTAGAGTGTGATCTCTGAGACATGATCCCTGCCTGTCTCAGCTCAGGGATCCCACCTTCCCTAAGGCAGGCGCCTCAGCAGAGGACCACTCACAGCATCCACAAACTCAAGTCCAGGGTGCAGCGCCCCCATAGAGATTCTCCAGGAAATGACAGGCAGGAGTTTACACACGGAGCCACACAGGCAGGAAGCATGTCCTTTTGTGTGCTAAAGCCTGCGATTGGCAGTGATCACATGTACCTTTACACGTGCATCCACACAGGACCTCGAAAACATAGGTAAGCAAGTCCCTGTCTGCACAAAACTAACACAACAGCCATGCAGAAAGATGTAAACACACATAGAGTCACGGATGCAGACAGCACACACTttcatatctatatataaaaaaaataacagggctggagagatggctcagcagttaagagcactaactgctcttccagaggtcctgagttcaattcccaccaaccacgtggtggctcacaaccatctgtaatgggatctgatgccctcttctggtgtgtctgaagacagctatagtgtactcattaaagtaaataaatctttaaaaaaaattaacaacatgGGCACATTTACACACGTGCAAGGATATACACAGGCACATCCTTGCACACATAAGGGCTCCCTGCTTTCTCAAAGGTACATACTCACCCTTTGCCCACAGCTTCCATTTGCATCTGGCCTGCCTGCCAGACTCCATCTGCTAAGTGCCCAACTCATGTGCCTGTGTCCCAAAAATATTTTGTGAACAAAAGAATTCCCTTGAGCACGGACTGGTGTGCCTGTGTGGCTTCCCTTGGTAGGCCTCCCGATACCCACTAGTGACCCCTTTCCAGCCTAGCTGCTCCACGGACCAGGAGCTCCTGCTTAGCTCTCTAGACGAGCACCCAGCTGCAAGAGGGAACTCTCTCCTCTCTTACCACCTGACTCTGTTTTGATGGTGAGTCCACAGCAGCTCCAACTCCTTGTTCTCTACCCCCTTCAAGCCTACAACAGTCTATTTCAAATCTCTGGAAGTAAAATTACTCCTACAAAAGAAGGACTTCATTGCTGGATATCAGGCTGGGACCGAAGACGGCTATATCCCTAAGCCAGTGGCAACCCCTTCCTGGGCCAACTCTGAAACTGGTAGGAAGGAGAGCCATGCTCTAGAAAAGCCTAACTGCAGCAGAAGCTTGGAGCAAGAGGCATTCCTCTGCTGCTCCCCTCATCCTCAGGCCCAGGATCTGCATGGCATGGTACCAATCCACGCTTGGCTGTGACTGGTCTCCACAGCGCCACCCAAGCAGGATCTGCATGTAGTGTCTGGGTCACCGATCTCagctccctcctctttcccaatGTCCACTCACAGCAAGAACACACCACGTCTCAGGCCACGGAGTTCTCTGTGGGCCACCCAGGGCTCCAGGTGCATCCGACGGGGGAGCATACTCTCCACTCGGTGCAACTTCTCAGCATCCTCAGGCAACATCACAGACACGATCTGTGTTTTTCCTACACTGTGCCTGTGGGGTGAAGCACAGAGCCCTGCTGTAAGTGGAACGCTCTCCACCTGAGCTCCCTGCAAAGTCAGCCCTGTCAGTGTGCTCTCACATCTCATCCTCTCCTGGCCCTTGCTTCCCCCACAGGAGGGCTCTCCCANNNNNNNNNNNNNNNNNNNNNNNNNNNNNNNNNNNNNNNNNNNNNNNNNNNNNNNNNNNNNNNNNNNNNNNNNNNNNNNNNNNNNNNNNNNNNNNNNNNNNNNNNNNNNNNNNNNNNNNNNNNNNNNNNNNNNNNNNNNNNNNNNNNNNNNNNNNNNNNNNNNNNNNNNNNNNNNNNNNNNNNNNNNNNNNNNNNNNNNNNNNNNNNNNNNNNNNNNNNNNNNNNNNNNNNNNNNNNNNNNNNNNNNNNNNNNNNNNNNNNNNNNNNNNNNNNNNNNNNNNNNNNNNNNNNNNNNNNNNNNNNNNNNNNNNNNNNNNNNNNNNNNNNNNNNNNNNNNNNNNNNNNNNNNNNNNNNNNNNNNNNNNNNNNNNNNNNNNNNNNNNNNNNNNNNNNNNNNNNNNNNNNNNNNNNNNNNNNNNNNNNNNNNNNNNNNNNNNNNNNNNNNNNNNNNNNNNNNNNNNNNNNNNNNNNNNNNNNNNNNNNNNNNNNNNNNNNNNNNNNNNNNNNNNNNNNNNNNNNNNNNNNNNNNNNNNNNNNNNNAGCcacacatctgctgtcaccctgAGAGCCATtgccatcctcctgtcttcagTTCACAGCCTTTTATCCTGCCTAAATATCCTGCACTGTTCGAATAATCACGTCATGGAAGAAACTGTCCCTGGACTTGTCTGAGACATTTGGGCTCTGGTCATGACTGGGGCTCAACTGTCAGTAAAAGTGTATGACCAGCTCCTTAATACCTGCAAAGCCTGCTGGTGGGTAGAAACGGAGAGAAGGCCTAGTGTCCACATGGGAGACCAGGATGCCTGAGGTAGAAGGGGGTAGAGACCACTCTCTTCTCCCTATAGATGGAaaaaggaagatggatggatcctttctcttttgaagatatcatagaagaccttggtttcttttaatagacttgggtttgtttgttttttttttttgtggctttaGTGAAAATAAATCTAAGGACTAGAACGTTTATAAAAGCattgtattccccccccccaacacgtTTGAATTCAGTTTCTGTAAAAAGGAACGAAACGTTCATTGTTGCCACACATGAAACCAGAATAATACTTGTGGCATCCTGGTGGTGATGTCCCAGTGGCACATGAGATCCTGAGAGCAAGCCTGCTCATGGGCCAGGACGGTCCTCTCCATCATCCGTGGTCGGGTTGGACAAGTCTCACCGTCAgcttccatctcccctcctcaGACTTGTCAGAGATAGCTCGCAGCGTGTCTGCTTTCTTGGTACCGTGGGGCTGCACAGGACTCTCCTCCATCCTGAACCTCACCATCTTCAGGAGTTCCGCCGGACCTGGTCACAGAAGATCATCACATCTGAGTCTGTTGATTGTTGACGTTCCCTCACAGAGTGAC is a window from the Mus pahari chromosome 17, PAHARI_EIJ_v1.1, whole genome shotgun sequence genome containing:
- the LOC110334511 gene encoding cytochrome P450 11B2, mitochondrial, whose product is MEESPVQPHGTKKADTLRAISDKSEEGRWKLTGAQVESVPLTAGLCASPHRHSVGKTQIVSVMLPEDAEKLHRVESMLPRRMHLEPWVAHRELRGLRRGVFLLNGPEWRLNRLQLNPNVLSPKAVQKFVPMVDMVARDFLETLKKKVLQNARGSLTMDVQQSLFNYTIEASNFALFGERLGLLGHDLSPGSLKFIHALHSMFKSTTQLLFLPKSLTRWTSTRVWKEHFDAWDVISEYANRCIWKVHQELRLGSSQTYSGIVAELISQGALPLDAIKANSMELTAGSVDTTAIPLVMTLFELARNPDVQQALRQESLAAEASIAANPQKAMSDLPLLRAALKETLRLYPVGGFLERILSSDLVLQNYHVPAGTXXXXXLXSMGRXPAVFPRPERYMPQRWLERKRSFQHLAFGFGVRQCLGRRLAEVEMLLLLHHILKTFQVETLRQEDVQMVYRFVLMPSSSPVLTFRPVS